CGAGCGCTACGGCGTCTCCGACGACGACGCCTTCGCCGTCGGCCTGACCTGCGGGGGGATCCTGGACGTCTTCGTCGAGAAGGTGAGCCGCGAGACCTTCCCCGAGCTCGGCGAGATCGCGGCCGACGTCGCCGCCGGGCGCCCGGTCGCCCTCGCCACCGTGATCGAGCACCCCGACCCCACGAGGCTGGGACGGCGGCTGGTGGTCCGGCCCGAGGGTGCAGGTGAGGTAGTCCCCGGATCTTCTGCTGGCGAATCGACCGATCGGGAGCAGGAAGTTCGGGGACTATCCCGGAGCCTGGGCTCCGACCGCGCCGACGACGCCGTCCGCGACGACGCGCTCGGCCTGCTCGCGGCGGGCCACAACGCGACCCTGACCTACGGCCCTGACGGCGAGCGGCGGGGTGAGGGCATGCGGGTGTTCGTGTGGGCGTTCGCCCCCAAGCCGCGGATGCTGGTCTTCGGGGCGATCGACTTCGCCGCCGCCGTCGCCCGGGTCGGCAGCTTCCTCGGCTACCACGTCACCGTGTGCGACGCCCGGCCGGTCTTCGCCACCGACAGCCGCTTCCCCGAGGCCGACGAGGTGGTCGTCGACTGGCCGCACCGCTACCTGAAGGCCGAGGTGGAGGCCGGACGGATCGACCAGCGGACCGTCCTGGCGGTGCTGACCCACGACCCGAAGTTCGACGTCCCGCTGCTCGAGGTCGCGCTGCGGCTGCCCGAGGACCGGCGACCGGCGTACGTCGGGGCGATGGGCAGCCGGCGTACCCACGACGACCGGCTCGTACGCCTCGCCGAGGCCGGTCTCACCGAGAAGGAGATCGACCTGCTCTCCAGCCCGATCGGGCTCGACCTCGGCGCGCGCACCCCCGAGGAGACCGCGATCAGCATCGCCGCCGAGATCGTGGCGCTGCAGTGGGGCGGCTCCGGTGACCGGCTCGGGACGCGGGAGGGCCGGATCCACCACTGAGCCGTCCGACCCGGGCGCGATTGAGGCGTCACCACCCGAGCGCTACCGTGACCGGCATCACAACTCTTCCGGGGCGGACATGAGCACCACGAGCGACGACCTGCAGTCACGACGTCTCGACTCGGTGCGCGCGTGGACGCAGTTCGTCGAGGGCGGTGACGACGCCGCGGACGCGGTGCGTCCCGAGATCCTCAGCAGCTGGCGGCTCTCCACCGCCTCGATCGGCCCCGACGTGGCCCAGGCGCCGCTGGCCGACGAGGCCGAGACGGCGGCGTACTTCCAGGGCTCGCCGCTCCAGATCGCGGTCGAGCGCGTCGAGTCCGAGCTCCGCAAGACCGCCGAGGACGGCGACCTGGTGCTCGCGGTGACCGACCCCGAGACCCGGATCCTCTGGACGTACGGCGGTCGGGTGATGCGCCGGAAGGCCGAGTCGGTCAACTTCGTGCCGGCCGGTCGCTGGGACGAGGCCAGCGTCGGGACCAACGCGCTGGCGATCGCCTCGCGCACCGGGGACCCGTCGATGGTCTTCAGCGCCGAGCACTTCGCGCCGATCGTCCACAACTGGGTGTGCTGGGCGGCACCCGTCCACGACCCGGTGTCGGGGGAGCAGCTCGGCGTGATCGACCTGTCGACGACCTGGGAGCGGACCCACCCGATCGGGCTCGCGACCGCGCGGGTGCTGGCCCGGCTGATCGAGACCGCGATGCCCCGCTCCCACCAGTGGGACGGGGTCCGGCGCGACCTCGCGCCGCCCGAGCCGGGGCTCACCCTGTCGCTGCTCGGCACCGCCGAGGCGTGGCTCGACGGGCAGCGGCTGCTGCTCAACCGGCGCCAGACCGAGGTGCTCGCGGTGCTGTGCCTCCACCCCGAGGGCATCTCGCTGGAGCGGCTCCACGCGATGGTCTACGGCGACCAGGCGGTCACGCTGTCGACGCTCAAGGCGGAGGTGTCCCACCTGCGCTCGGCGCTGGGCGGCCAGCTGGCCTCGCGCCCCTACCGGCTCACGATGCCGGTCCGCACCGACGTCGAGGAGGTGCTCATCCTCCTCGGGCGCGGCGAGGTCAAGGCCGCCGTCGCGTCGTACGGCGGCGACCTGCTGCCCGGCACCAACGCCCCGGCCCTCGCCGAGCTCGCCGACTACCTCGCCGTCTCGATGCGGGAGGCGCTGCTGGCCGACCCCGAGCCCGCCGCCGTGCTGCGCTACAGCGAGCTGGCCCCTCACGACACCGAGGTCGTGGAGCGCAGTCTCGCGGCGCTCGGCGACGTCGAGCACCCCCTGAAGGCGCTGCTCAAGGGCCGGCTCGCCGCTGCCCGGCGCTGACGCGGCCGCGGCGCCGCGTCGGTCCGGTCAGACCGACCCGAGCCACCACCCGGCCGCGGCCGCGGCCAGGCCCACACCCACGCTGCCGACGACGTTGATCAGCGCGGGCGCGCTCCGTCCCTGCTCCAGCAGGCGCACGGTCTCGAACGAGAACGTCGAGAACGTCGTCAGCGCCCCGCAGACGCCGGCCCCGCCGAGGATGACCAGCCACTCCGGGCCCGACGCGAGGAGCAGCCCGAGCACGAACGACCCGACCACGTTCACCGCGAACGTCCCCCAGGGGACGGGGCCGCGCACCCGTGCGGTCACCCAGCCGTCGGCCAGGTAGCGCAGCGGCGCCCCCACCGCGCCGCCGAGCAGGACCAGGAGCAGCGTCACGAGCGTGCTCCCGCGTCGAGTGCTCGTCGGGTCAGGAGCAGGCCGGCCCAGACGGCCACCAGCCCCGCCGCCACGCTCCCCAGCACGTACGCCGACGCCACCGCGGCCTCGCCCGCCGCGAGCAGGTCGCGCGTCTCCACCGCGTACGTCGAGAAGGTCGTGAAGCCCCCCAGCACCCCCACCCCGACGAACGGCCGGAGCAGCGGCCGGTCGGTGACCACGTCGGTCACGACGACCATCAGCACGCCCAGCAGCAGGCAGCCCGCGACGTTGACGGCGAAGGTCGCCCATGGGAAGCCGTCGGCCACCAGCAGCTCGGAGACCGACCAGCGGGCGGCCGAGCCGAGGCCACCGCCGAGGGCCACCGCGGCCAGCACCCGGGGACCGCTCCCGGGCGCCCGGGCGTCCGGGTCGACCGGTGGGGCGTGGTGGCTCACGGCACCCGAACCTAGCGGCCGCCCGGCCCCACGGAACGGCCAACCATCCACCAACCCCGCAGCCCTAACGTGAGCGCCATCACAGGTCCGTCCTGGATCACTGCCACGAGGAGGAGCCGCACATGGCCCGGATCAGTCTCAACGTCGATGGGGCGTCCGTCTCCGACGACGTCGAACCCCGCATGCTGCTCGTGCACTACCTGCGCGAGAAGCTCGGCAAGACCGGCACCGTCGTCGGGTGCGACACGAGCAACTGCGGTGCCTGCACCGTGCACCTGGACGGCCAGAGCGTGAAGTCCTGCAACATGCTCGCCGTGCAGGCCGACGGCCACGAGGTCACGACCATCGAGGGCCTCGCCGACGGCGAGAAGCTGCACCCGGTCCAGGAGGCGTTCCGCGAGTGCCACGGCCTCCAGTGCGGCTACTGCACGCCCGGGATGATCATGCAGTCCATCGACCTCCTCAACGAGCACCCGCACCCCACCGAGGAGCAGGTGCGCGAGGGCCTCGAGGGCAACCTGTGCCGCTGCACCGGGTACCACAACATCGTCCGCAGCGTCCTCCACGCCGCCGAGGGGGGTGCGTCCTCGTGACCGCCACCCAGGAGCGCCCCGCGGCCGAGATCGGCCGCGACCGCCGCCGCAAGGAGGACCAGCGCCTGATCACCGGCCGTACCCGCTGGACCGACAACCTCACGCTGCCCGGCATGCTGCACCTCGCGATGGTGCGTAGCCCGTTCGCCCACGCCACCATCACCTCCATCGACACCGAGGCGGCGAAGTCCGCGCCCGACATCGTCACCGTCGTCACCGGGGCTGATGTCGCGGACGAGCAGGGAAGCATCCCGACGGCCTGGAACATCACGACGGAGCAGAAGTCGCCCCCGCACCCGGCCATCGCGGTCGACCGGGTGGCGTTCGCCGGTGAGATCGTGGCGGTGGTGGTCGCCCGCAGCGCCGCTGCCGCGCGCGACGCCGCCGAGTTGGTGAATGTCGACTACGAGGAGCTGCCGGCCGCCCTCGACCTCAAGCAGGCCGCCGAGGACACGGTCCTCGCGCACCCCGACCTCGGCACCAACAGGTCCGCCTTCTGGCAGTTCGACTCGGCCGATGCGGGGACGGGGGGCTCGGTCGACGGAGCCATCGAGGAGGCGCGGGCGAATGGCATCGTCATCGAGCGCGAGTACCGCCAGCAGCGGCTGATCCCCGCGTTCATGGAGCCGCGCTCGTTCGTGTGCGACCCCACCGGTGAGCAGCTGGTGCTCTGGTCCTCGACCCAGATCCCGCACATCACCCGGTTCTTCCTCGCCGCAGTGCTCGGGATCTCGGAGAGCAAGATCCGGGTCATCGCTCCGGATGTCGGGGGTGGCTTCGGAGGCAAGCTCCAGTTCGTCCCCGAGGAGATCATCGCCGTCCTCCTCGCTCGCCGCACCGGCAAATCGGTCAAGTACACCGAGACCCGCTCGGAGTCGCTGATGGCGGCCCACCACGGCCGCGACCAGTGGCAACGCCTGACTCTCGCGGCGACCAGCGACGGCACGGTCACCGGGCTCAAGGTCGACCTGCTCGCGGATCTCGGCGCCTACGCCGGGACGGTCGGCGGTGGAGTGCCGATCCTCGGGGCCTTCATGTTCAACGCCATCTACAAGTTCCCGGCCTACCAGTTCAACTGCACCACCCTCTACACCAACAAGACGCTCACCGACGCCTACCGTGGCGCGGGCCGTCCGGAGGCGACGTACGCGATCGAGCGGCTGATGGACGAGCTCGCCGTCGAGGTGGGTGTCGACCCGATGGCGATCCGCGAGCAGAACTGGATCAAGCACGAGGAGTTCCCCTTCACCACGGTGGCCGGACTGGAGTACGACTCCGGCAACTACGAGGCGGCCACCGAGAAGGCCATGGCGATGTTCGGCTACGACGACCTGCGGGCCGAGCAGAAGCGACGCCGCGACGCCGGTGACCGGGTCCAGCTCGGCCTCGGCATCTCGACCTTCACCGAGATGTGCGGCCTGGCGCCGAGCCGGGTGCTGGGGGCACTGAACTACGGCGCGGGTGGCTGGGAGCACGCGGCGATCCGGATGGGCGGCACCGGCAAGGTCGAGGTCGTCACCGGTGTCAGCGCCCACGGGCAGGGCCACGAGACGGCGTTCAGCCAGATCGTCGCCGACCGGCTGGGCGTCCCGTTCGAGGACGTGGAGGTGTTGCACGGCGACACCCAGATCGCCACGAAGGGTTACGACACCTACGGCTCGCGGTCGCTCGTCGTGGGCGGCGAGGCATTGGTCCGAGCGGCCGACAAGGTGATCGAGAAGGCGAGGCCGATCGCCGCCCACCTGCTGGAGGCGTCCGTCGACGACCTCGAGTTCACGGACGGTCGGTTCTCGGTCAAGGGCACCGACCAGGGGATGGCCATCGGGGAGATCGCCACCGCGGTCTTCGCGGCCCACAACCTCCCCGACGGCATCGAGCCCTCGCTCGACTCCGACGCGACCTTCGACCCGGTCAGCTTCTCCTTCCCGCACGGCACCCACCTGTGCGCGATGGAGGTCGACACCGAGACCGGTGCGGTCACGATGCGCAAGTACGTCTGCGTCGACGACATCGGCAACATCATCAACCCGCTGATCGTCGCGGGCCAGGTCCACGGCGGCCTGGTGCAGGGGATCGCCCAGGCGCTCTGGGAGGAGGCGGTGCACGACGACTCCGGGACCCTGGTCTCCGGGTCGTTCGTCGACTACCTGCTGCCGACCTCGGCCGACACGATCAGCTTCGACATCGACCACACCACGTCGCCGTCGACCACCAACACCCTCGGGACCAAGGGCGTCGGCGAGGCGGGCTGCATCGCATCCACCCCCGCCGTGGTCAACGCGGTCGTCGACGCCGTACGCCACCTCGGCATCTCCGACATCCAGATGCCCTGCACGCCCGAACGGGTGTGGAAGGCGATCCACGATGCCGGTGGTGGGGGTGCTGACCCGACCACGGGTGCGGCCGCCCCGCACTTCGACGAGTCGACCGGCATGGACGGCACCGTCGACCGGACCGCTGGAGGTGCGCTGTGATTCCCGCCCAGTTCGACTACGTGGCCCCGACCTCGGTCGAGGACGCACTCGCGGCCCTCGCCGAGCACGGTGACGACGCCAAGATCATCGCCGGCGGTCAGAGCCTGCTGCCGGTGTTGCGGATGCGGCTCAACGCCCCCGAGATGGTGATCGACCTCGGGCGGATCGAGTCGCTGCGCGGCATCCGCGACGACGGGGACGCCCTCGTCATCGGGGCGATGACCACCCACCACGACGTCCGCACCAGCGAGCTGGTCCGCGAGCACGCGGGTGTGATCGCCAAGGCGACCGACCAGCTGGCCGACTCGCAGATCCGTCACCGCGGCACCTTCGGCGGTGCGCTCGCCCACGCCGACCCGGCGGGCGACCTCGGCGCGGGGGCGCTCTCGCTGGGGGCCGAGTTCGTCATCGCCGGCAGCGGCGGGACCAGGACGGTCCCGGCGACGGAGTTCTTCGTCGACTTCTTCGAGACCGCGATCGGCGAGGACGAGATCCTCACCGAGATCCGGGTCCCGAAGCACACCGGCTGGGGGTCCCACTACGAGAAGTTCGTGCGGGTGGTGCACCAGTGGCCGATCGTGGCGGTCGCCGCGACCGTGCGCGTCGACGGCGGCAGCATCGCCGAGGCCCGGATCGGGCTGACCAACATGGGGTCCACGCCGGTACGGGCCACCGCCGTCGAGGAGGCACTCGCGGGTGCTGCCGCGACC
This genomic interval from Nocardioides euryhalodurans contains the following:
- a CDS encoding XdhC family protein, which codes for MSELLAWWEAGETVGVGTVVATFQSAPRPAGASMLVGPDDSAVGSVSGGCVEGAVYELAQEVVASGDPVLERYGVSDDDAFAVGLTCGGILDVFVEKVSRETFPELGEIAADVAAGRPVALATVIEHPDPTRLGRRLVVRPEGAGEVVPGSSAGESTDREQEVRGLSRSLGSDRADDAVRDDALGLLAAGHNATLTYGPDGERRGEGMRVFVWAFAPKPRMLVFGAIDFAAAVARVGSFLGYHVTVCDARPVFATDSRFPEADEVVVDWPHRYLKAEVEAGRIDQRTVLAVLTHDPKFDVPLLEVALRLPEDRRPAYVGAMGSRRTHDDRLVRLAEAGLTEKEIDLLSSPIGLDLGARTPEETAISIAAEIVALQWGGSGDRLGTREGRIHH
- a CDS encoding transcriptional regulator, yielding MSTTSDDLQSRRLDSVRAWTQFVEGGDDAADAVRPEILSSWRLSTASIGPDVAQAPLADEAETAAYFQGSPLQIAVERVESELRKTAEDGDLVLAVTDPETRILWTYGGRVMRRKAESVNFVPAGRWDEASVGTNALAIASRTGDPSMVFSAEHFAPIVHNWVCWAAPVHDPVSGEQLGVIDLSTTWERTHPIGLATARVLARLIETAMPRSHQWDGVRRDLAPPEPGLTLSLLGTAEAWLDGQRLLLNRRQTEVLAVLCLHPEGISLERLHAMVYGDQAVTLSTLKAEVSHLRSALGGQLASRPYRLTMPVRTDVEEVLILLGRGEVKAAVASYGGDLLPGTNAPALAELADYLAVSMREALLADPEPAAVLRYSELAPHDTEVVERSLAALGDVEHPLKALLKGRLAAARR
- the crcB gene encoding fluoride efflux transporter CrcB, which produces MTLLLVLLGGAVGAPLRYLADGWVTARVRGPVPWGTFAVNVVGSFVLGLLLASGPEWLVILGGAGVCGALTTFSTFSFETVRLLEQGRSAPALINVVGSVGVGLAAAAAGWWLGSV
- the crcB gene encoding fluoride efflux transporter CrcB, whose protein sequence is MSHHAPPVDPDARAPGSGPRVLAAVALGGGLGSAARWSVSELLVADGFPWATFAVNVAGCLLLGVLMVVVTDVVTDRPLLRPFVGVGVLGGFTTFSTYAVETRDLLAAGEAAVASAYVLGSVAAGLVAVWAGLLLTRRALDAGARS
- a CDS encoding (2Fe-2S)-binding protein; protein product: MARISLNVDGASVSDDVEPRMLLVHYLREKLGKTGTVVGCDTSNCGACTVHLDGQSVKSCNMLAVQADGHEVTTIEGLADGEKLHPVQEAFRECHGLQCGYCTPGMIMQSIDLLNEHPHPTEEQVREGLEGNLCRCTGYHNIVRSVLHAAEGGASS
- a CDS encoding xanthine dehydrogenase family protein molybdopterin-binding subunit, with amino-acid sequence MTATQERPAAEIGRDRRRKEDQRLITGRTRWTDNLTLPGMLHLAMVRSPFAHATITSIDTEAAKSAPDIVTVVTGADVADEQGSIPTAWNITTEQKSPPHPAIAVDRVAFAGEIVAVVVARSAAAARDAAELVNVDYEELPAALDLKQAAEDTVLAHPDLGTNRSAFWQFDSADAGTGGSVDGAIEEARANGIVIEREYRQQRLIPAFMEPRSFVCDPTGEQLVLWSSTQIPHITRFFLAAVLGISESKIRVIAPDVGGGFGGKLQFVPEEIIAVLLARRTGKSVKYTETRSESLMAAHHGRDQWQRLTLAATSDGTVTGLKVDLLADLGAYAGTVGGGVPILGAFMFNAIYKFPAYQFNCTTLYTNKTLTDAYRGAGRPEATYAIERLMDELAVEVGVDPMAIREQNWIKHEEFPFTTVAGLEYDSGNYEAATEKAMAMFGYDDLRAEQKRRRDAGDRVQLGLGISTFTEMCGLAPSRVLGALNYGAGGWEHAAIRMGGTGKVEVVTGVSAHGQGHETAFSQIVADRLGVPFEDVEVLHGDTQIATKGYDTYGSRSLVVGGEALVRAADKVIEKARPIAAHLLEASVDDLEFTDGRFSVKGTDQGMAIGEIATAVFAAHNLPDGIEPSLDSDATFDPVSFSFPHGTHLCAMEVDTETGAVTMRKYVCVDDIGNIINPLIVAGQVHGGLVQGIAQALWEEAVHDDSGTLVSGSFVDYLLPTSADTISFDIDHTTSPSTTNTLGTKGVGEAGCIASTPAVVNAVVDAVRHLGISDIQMPCTPERVWKAIHDAGGGGADPTTGAAAPHFDESTGMDGTVDRTAGGAL
- a CDS encoding FAD binding domain-containing protein yields the protein MIPAQFDYVAPTSVEDALAALAEHGDDAKIIAGGQSLLPVLRMRLNAPEMVIDLGRIESLRGIRDDGDALVIGAMTTHHDVRTSELVREHAGVIAKATDQLADSQIRHRGTFGGALAHADPAGDLGAGALSLGAEFVIAGSGGTRTVPATEFFVDFFETAIGEDEILTEIRVPKHTGWGSHYEKFVRVVHQWPIVAVAATVRVDGGSIAEARIGLTNMGSTPVRATAVEEALAGAAATEDGVRAAADLAAQGTEPPSDLNGDSDYRKHLATVLVRRAVLAAAGA